GACATCGGACAGGCGCCGCCGTACCCGCCGATGGACTTCGCGGCCTGGATCGAGGTCTACCTCGGCGGCCGCTGGTGGACGTTCGACCCCCGCAACAACGACGTCCGGTTCGGCCGCGTCCTCATCGCCCGGGGACGCGACGCGGCCGACGTGCCGCTGACGCACAGCTTCGGCCGCCACACGCTGTCGGACTTCAGGGTCTGGATCGACCAGCTTCCGGCCACCGCGTCGCCGTAACCGGTCCCGTCAACGCCGAAGCGCCGGCCGGAGCCGACGCCGCGATTGCGTTCCTTCCGCTGACGTCGGGTCCCTGACGGCAGCGCGAGGCACCGGTCGGGCGCCTCGCCCGGACCTCCCGCGGGTCAGACAAGGAAGTCGCTGTCGCTGAGGTCGGACTGGAAAACGCCGTGGAGCAGGACGCTGTTCGATCCGTAGCTGATCAGCGCGCCCTCCACGGTGTTCGTGATCGTGAGATCGATCACGTCGTCGATGGCGCCGATCAGCGTGAAGTCGAGCTTGTCGACGCCGGCGCTGAAGCCATGGACCTCGTCGTCGCCCCAGTTGTTGGTGAACTGGACCGTGTCGGCGCCCGACCCGGCCGGGGCCTCGAGCTCGTCGCCCACCGTCGGCAGCGCGTGCTGGCCGTCACCGTCGGCGAGGATGGCGAGGGAGCCGTCCGGGCTCCTGTACACCATGTCCGACGTCAGGAGCTGCGTGCCGTCGCCGTCGCCGCCGACACGGGCCCGCATCAGATCGAAGTCGTCGTCCGTGACCGGTTGAACCGGGAGCAGGTCGTCCGGCGCGCTGAACGGCTCGTCGGCGCCGATGTAGATCTGGTCGTCGCCGCCGTCGCCGCGGATCGTGTCGTCGCCGCCGGCGCCATAGATCGTGTCGTCGCCGTTGCTGCCCCAGATCTCGTTGGCGTTGTCGTCGCCGCGAAGGTCGTCGTCGCCGAGCGAGCCGTAGAGGTTCTCCACGTTGACGATCTGGTCGGTGCCGAGGCCGGTCGACTGGGCGCCCGCCCGCAGGTCCACCTCGACGCCCCCCGGGGCACCGGTGAAGTAGGCCCAGTCGATCCCCGCGCCCCCGTCGATGTAGTCGTTGCCGAGACCGCCGATGAGGACGTCGTTGTCCTCGCCGCCGATGAGGCTGTCGTTGCCCTCGCCGCCGGACAGGATGTCGTTGCCCTCGCCGCCGGTCAGCCTGTTGTTGCCCTCGTCGCCCGTCAGGAAGTCGGCATGGAACGAGCCGATCAGGTTCTCGATGCCGAGGAGGAGGTCGGTGCCGGCGCCCTGCGTGTCCTGCGCGCCCTCCGCCGTGAGGTCGACGATGACGCCGCCGGTGGCGAAGAAATAGCTCGCCGTGTCGACGCCCTCGTCGCCCTGGAGGATGTTGGTGCCGGTGCCGCCCTCGAGGAGGTCGTCGCCGTGGCCGCCGCGCAGCCAGTCGTCGCCGCCCCGGCCGAACAGCCAGTCGTCGCCGCCGTAGCCGGAGAGCCAGTTCCCCTCGTCGTTGCCCGACAGGATGTCGGCGAAATTCGAGCCCTGAAGGCGCTCGATGTCGATGAGCGTGTCGACGCCCGCGCCGAACGTGTTCTGGGCGACGTTGTCCAGCATCAGGTCGACCGAGACGCCGCCGGACGCGCCGACGTAGCTCGCCGTGTCGATGCCCGTTCCGCCGCTGACGATGTCGTCGCCGGCGCCGCCCTTCAGCGTGTCGCTGCCGGCCTCGCCGAGGAGCACGTCGTCGCCGCCCGCGCCGTCGACGCTGTCGTTGCCGGAGCCGGCGATGAGCGTGTTGACCTCGTGGTCGCCGTTGATGTCGTCGCCGCCGCTGCCGGCCCGGATCACCTCGACGTTGGCGAGCGTGGCGAAGCTCGAGCCGCTGCCGGCGCCTCCGGCGAGGAGGTCGACGTGCCAGTCGCTGTCGGACCAGGCGAAATCGTAGGTGTCGGAGCCGTTGCCGCCCATGACGGTGTCGTTGCCGGCGCTGGCGACGACGGTGTCGTTACCGTAGCCGCCCTTCAGCTCGTCGTTGCCCTGGTTGCCGTTGAGCACGTCGTCGCCGTAGCCGCCCACGACGGTGTCGTCGCCGCGCCCGCCGAGGAGGGTGTCGTCGCCGTCCTCCATCCCGCCGCCCGAGAACGACACGCTGGCGATGTAGTCGTCGCCGTCGCCCGCGCTGACGTAGTCGTCGCCCTTGCCTCCGCGCAGCGTGTCGTCGCCGGCGTTGCCGTAGACCGTGTCGTGACCGTCGTCGCCTTCGAGGACGTCGTCGTCGGCGCCGCCCCACAGGCTGTCGTCGCCGTCGCCACCGCGGGCCGTGTCGTCGCCCGCGCCGCCCCTCAGCGAGTCGTCGCCGCTCTGCGCGGAGTTGGACTTCCGCCCGCCGATCAGCGAGTCGTCGCCCGCGCCGCCCAGCAGCGAATCGTCGTCGCGGCCGCCGATGAGGAGGTCGTCGCCGTCCACGCCGGCCAGCGTGTCGTTGCCGTCGTTTCCGTCGAGCGTGTTGGCGACGCTGGAGCCGGTGATGCTGTCATCGCCGTGCGCGCCGATCACGTTCTCGATGCGAAGGAGCGACTCCACGCCGCCGCCGGCCGTCGCAGTGCCGGCGACGAAACCGGTCGCGAGGACGATATCCCAGCTGCCGGCCGAGTACGCGTACGACACGGTGTCGACGCCGTTGCCGCCGTCGAAGAAATCGGTGCCGCCCTCGCCGACCAGCGTATCGTTGCCGTTGCCGCCGTAGAGGGAATCGTCGCCGGCGAGGCCGTTGATCAAGTCGCGGCCGCCGAGACCTTCGAGGATGTTGTCGAGCTCGTTGCCGTAGATCGTGTCATCGCCCGACCCGCCGCGGGCGTTCTCGATGTACATCGTGCCCGGGCCGCCGCCCGGATCGAACGCGAGCGACAGGTTGTTGTCCATGCCGTGCGTGGACGAGAACGCGCCCGGCGCGAGGTCGATCCAGGAGTCGTGGTAGTCGCCCGACAGGTCCAGCCAGTCGTTGTCGCCGCCGCCGTCCCAGATCGTCAGCTGCGGGCCGAAGTGGTCCGCAAGGTTCGTGAAGTCGTAGTAGGACGCGTTGCCGAGGCCGGAGGCGTTGTAGCCGTAGACGGTGTCGGTGTTCCGGGTCTCCCAGTTTGCGCCGTACATCTGCTGGATGACGTACATGTCGTGGGCGCGCAGCGTGATCAGGTTGGTGGCGTGGCCGTTGGCGTCGAACCCGGTGTTCTCGCCGCCGAAGTACGACATGATCGTGTGCATGGTCGTGTCTTGCGCGTAGAGCGCGTCGTCGTCGTAGGTCACCTCGACGCCGACGTCATAGTCGCCGGGGTGCGAGAGGCCGAGGGAGTGGCCGATCTCGTGCAGCAGGTAGTGATACCCGGCGCCGCCCGGCGCCATGGTGTTCCACCCGTTGCCCGGATCGTCGACGTTCATGCGGATGGCGCTGCCGTTCGTCTCGTCGATACCGGAGGAGAACGCGCCGCCGTCCGTGAAGCTTCGGCCGAAGAAGTAGATGTTCGCGTCTTCGCCCGGATCGGCGAACTCGAAGTCGATGTTGGCGACCTCGCCCCACTGCTGGAGCGCCAGCATGGCCGCGTCGATGCGCGGCTGATCGAAGGGGGCGAAGGCGACCTGGAACTGGTTCAGCGGCGCCGCGTACGGCTGGAGGCCGTCGGGAAGGTCCGAGGCGAGGCCAGGAAAGTCGACGGTCAGCGTGACGCCGGTGCCGTCGTTCGTCCACTTGTCGCCACTCTCGTTGAGGTAGTCGAGAAGGTCCGGGAGATTGTTCTCGCCGATATTCTGGGCGGGCGCCTCCGCCGGCGCCGGTCCGCCGCTGAGGTCGATCCCGCCGCCGTGGCCGCCCTCGGATCTCCGGAGGTTTCCGTCGTCCGCACTCCTGTCGCGCATCATCCCGATAGCCATGTCACACCGTTTTCTCTTCGCTGGGGCGCTGGGGGGAGCGCGGCCGCAGTCATGGAAGGTTCAGGGCCGTTTCGACCTCTGGGTGTGTCATTTCGGGCGGTGCGATCCGTCCAAGTGTGAGTGGCGTCACACAAACGGCGCTGCCTCGATCCGTGCGCTAATGGTTGGAGGAATGCCGAGAATTGTCATGCGGTTAGGGCGGGCGGCGGCATGATCCTTCCACTTCACGTTTCCGTTGGGAAAGGTGAAAGGCGGAAAATGTAGCTCCCGACGCCATCCCGAGGCGCTGTCGCCGCCCAATATACGTTCCACCCTGGCGGGAGACGGCCTGTCGCGTCCGCGCACCGCGTGCCGAACCTCGCGGCGCTGTCGGACCTCCGTCGACGTCACGCTGAAGCTCGTCGCGAAGGGCGGGTGCGGCCGTGGAGGGCGATCGGACGAAGGAGGCGGCGGCCTGCCGGGCCACCGCCTCCTTCACCTTCATATATCGCGGGGAGCGGCGACGGTGCCGGCGAGCCGGCCTGACGCGCTCGCCGGACGGTGGCGCGGTCAGGCGGCCGGGGGGAGGCCGGCGAGGTGCTTGTCGAGCGTGACCGGATAGTCGCGCACGCGCACGCCCGTCGCGTTGTAGACCGCGTTCGCCACGGCCGCCGCGACACCGCACAGCCCGATCTCGCCGATCCCCTTCGCCTTCATCGGCGACGACTTGGCGTCCGGGTAGTCGAGGAAGATCACGTCCTGATGCGGGATGTCGCCGTGCACCGGCACCTCGTAGAAGCCGAGGTCGTTGTTGACGAAGAAGCCGTGCCGCGGGTCCACCGCGAGCGCCTCCATGAGCGCCGCCCCGACACCCATCGTCATCGCGCCGATGACCTGGCTCCGCGCCGTGATCGGATTGAGGATCCGGCCGGAGTCGACCACCGCCAGCATCCGCCGCACGCGCATCTCCCCGGTGAACTGGTCGACCCCGACCTCGACGAAGTGCGAGGCGAACGTCGCCTGCACGAAGGTCTTGTCGAGGTCGCCGTAGGCGATCCCGTCCTCACCGACGAGTGGCCCGCCGGCGGCCGCATCGGCAAGCGGGACACGGCGGTTTCCGGCCGTCACGTGGCCGTCGGCGAAGTCCGCGTCGTCGGCGTTGAAGCCGAGCCGTGCGGCCACCGCCTCCCGCAGCTTCACGCACGCGGCGTAGAGGCCCGAGGTCGAGTTGTTGGCGCCCCACTGGCCGCCGGACCCGGCGGCTCGCGGGTTGACCGAATCACCGAGCTTAACCGTGACCGCGTCGACCGTGAGGCCCAGCATCTCCGCCGCCGTCTGGGCGAGGATGGTGTAGGTGCCGGTGCCGATGTCCGTCATGTCGGTCTCGACGGTCAGCCGGCCGTCCCGCTCGAGGCGGATCCGCGCCTCGGACGGGAAGGGGAGGTTGAGGCGGAAGCCGGCGGCCATCCCCATCCCGACCAGCCACTTGCCGTCGCGCACGGAGCCGGGGATCTTGTCGCGCTCGGACCAGCCGAAACGCTCCGCGCCGGTCCTCAGGCACTCGACGAGGTGGCGCTCCGAGAAGCGGCGCCCGGGGTCTCGCGGGTCCGCCTGCGTGTCGTTCATGACGCGCAGCTCGACCGGGTCGATGTCGAGCCGCTCGGCGAACTCGTCCAGCGCCATCTCGAACGCCATCAGGCCCGGAGCCTCGCCGGGGGCGCGCATGTCGCTGCCCTCGCCGAAGTCGAGGCGGGCGAGCTTCAGGTAGTTGTCCCGGTTCGGCGCCGCATAGAAGAGCTTCGTGGGCGCGATTCCTGCCTCCGGGAAGCCGCCGGGAAGGTTGCCGCTGGTGCTGACGTGGCTGATCGCCGTCAGCGTCCCGTCCGGCCGGGCGCCCAGCCGTATCCGCTGGATCGTGGCGGCGCGGCGCGTGCCGTTGTTGATGATGATGGGGCGTTGCAGCACCACCTTCACCGGCCGTCCCGCCGCCTTCGCGCCGAGCGCGGCGAGGAGCGCGTCGGCGCGGATGTAGAGCTTGCCGCCGAAGCCCCCGCCGATGAACGGCGAGTCGACGCGCACGTTCTCGGCCGCGATGCCGAGCGCCCCGGCGAGCGCGTCCCTCGCCCAGCCGATCATCTGGTTGGAGGTCCAGACCGTCAGCCTGTCGCCGTCCCATGCGGCGATGGAGGCGTGCGGCTCCATCATCGCGTGGGTCTCGTCCGGTGTGGTGTAGATCTCGTCCAGTGTGACGGGCGCGGCGGCGAACGCGGCGTCGAAGTCGCCGACGCGGTCGTAGATCTCGGCGTCCGGCCCCTCGTTGGGGTCGGGCGAGGGCGGCGCGTCGGCGGCGACCGCGGCGAGGTCGTACGCGCCCGGCGCCGCCTCGTACTCGATCCTGACCAGCCGGGCCGCCGCGCGGGCCGCCTCGAACGTCTCCGCCACCACCAGCGCGACCGCCTGATGGTAGTGCGCGATCTCGTCGCCGCCGAAAAGGCTGGCCGTCTGCCGGAAGACCGCCGGCACCGGCGCGTGGTCGAGCGTGGTGAGGACGGCGATGACGCCGGGGGCCGCCTTCGCCGCGCTGACGTCCGCGAGCCGGACGCGGCCCTTCGCGACGGTCGCGCCGATGATCCAGCCGTAGGCCGGACTCGTCACCGCGTCGTGCCGCTCGGCCGCGTAGGGCGCGGTGCCGGTGACCTTCAGCGGGCCGTCGATGCGGGGCGTGGGGCGGCCGACGACCGTCAGTCTGTCGATCGGGTTCCGGCCCGCCGGGGTGGTGAACTCCATGGCCTCAGGCCCTCCCTTCGGCGATCACCAGCGCGAGGGTGCGCTCGGCGAGGGGGATCTTGAACGC
Above is a genomic segment from Acuticoccus sediminis containing:
- a CDS encoding M10 family metallopeptidase C-terminal domain-containing protein — translated: MAIGMMRDRSADDGNLRRSEGGHGGGIDLSGGPAPAEAPAQNIGENNLPDLLDYLNESGDKWTNDGTGVTLTVDFPGLASDLPDGLQPYAAPLNQFQVAFAPFDQPRIDAAMLALQQWGEVANIDFEFADPGEDANIYFFGRSFTDGGAFSSGIDETNGSAIRMNVDDPGNGWNTMAPGGAGYHYLLHEIGHSLGLSHPGDYDVGVEVTYDDDALYAQDTTMHTIMSYFGGENTGFDANGHATNLITLRAHDMYVIQQMYGANWETRNTDTVYGYNASGLGNASYYDFTNLADHFGPQLTIWDGGGDNDWLDLSGDYHDSWIDLAPGAFSSTHGMDNNLSLAFDPGGGPGTMYIENARGGSGDDTIYGNELDNILEGLGGRDLINGLAGDDSLYGGNGNDTLVGEGGTDFFDGGNGVDTVSYAYSAGSWDIVLATGFVAGTATAGGGVESLLRIENVIGAHGDDSITGSSVANTLDGNDGNDTLAGVDGDDLLIGGRDDDSLLGGAGDDSLIGGRKSNSAQSGDDSLRGGAGDDTARGGDGDDSLWGGADDDVLEGDDGHDTVYGNAGDDTLRGGKGDDYVSAGDGDDYIASVSFSGGGMEDGDDTLLGGRGDDTVVGGYGDDVLNGNQGNDELKGGYGNDTVVASAGNDTVMGGNGSDTYDFAWSDSDWHVDLLAGGAGSGSSFATLANVEVIRAGSGGDDINGDHEVNTLIAGSGNDSVDGAGGDDVLLGEAGSDTLKGGAGDDIVSGGTGIDTASYVGASGGVSVDLMLDNVAQNTFGAGVDTLIDIERLQGSNFADILSGNDEGNWLSGYGGDDWLFGRGGDDWLRGGHGDDLLEGGTGTNILQGDEGVDTASYFFATGGVIVDLTAEGAQDTQGAGTDLLLGIENLIGSFHADFLTGDEGNNRLTGGEGNDILSGGEGNDSLIGGEDNDVLIGGLGNDYIDGGAGIDWAYFTGAPGGVEVDLRAGAQSTGLGTDQIVNVENLYGSLGDDDLRGDDNANEIWGSNGDDTIYGAGGDDTIRGDGGDDQIYIGADEPFSAPDDLLPVQPVTDDDFDLMRARVGGDGDGTQLLTSDMVYRSPDGSLAILADGDGQHALPTVGDELEAPAGSGADTVQFTNNWGDDEVHGFSAGVDKLDFTLIGAIDDVIDLTITNTVEGALISYGSNSVLLHGVFQSDLSDSDFLV
- the paoC gene encoding aldehyde oxidoreductase molybdenum-binding subunit PaoC, coding for MEFTTPAGRNPIDRLTVVGRPTPRIDGPLKVTGTAPYAAERHDAVTSPAYGWIIGATVAKGRVRLADVSAAKAAPGVIAVLTTLDHAPVPAVFRQTASLFGGDEIAHYHQAVALVVAETFEAARAAARLVRIEYEAAPGAYDLAAVAADAPPSPDPNEGPDAEIYDRVGDFDAAFAAAPVTLDEIYTTPDETHAMMEPHASIAAWDGDRLTVWTSNQMIGWARDALAGALGIAAENVRVDSPFIGGGFGGKLYIRADALLAALGAKAAGRPVKVVLQRPIIINNGTRRAATIQRIRLGARPDGTLTAISHVSTSGNLPGGFPEAGIAPTKLFYAAPNRDNYLKLARLDFGEGSDMRAPGEAPGLMAFEMALDEFAERLDIDPVELRVMNDTQADPRDPGRRFSERHLVECLRTGAERFGWSERDKIPGSVRDGKWLVGMGMAAGFRLNLPFPSEARIRLERDGRLTVETDMTDIGTGTYTILAQTAAEMLGLTVDAVTVKLGDSVNPRAAGSGGQWGANNSTSGLYAACVKLREAVAARLGFNADDADFADGHVTAGNRRVPLADAAAGGPLVGEDGIAYGDLDKTFVQATFASHFVEVGVDQFTGEMRVRRMLAVVDSGRILNPITARSQVIGAMTMGVGAALMEALAVDPRHGFFVNNDLGFYEVPVHGDIPHQDVIFLDYPDAKSSPMKAKGIGEIGLCGVAAAVANAVYNATGVRVRDYPVTLDKHLAGLPPAA